The window TGCCGCCCGTATCACCCTGAAAAAATAGGTCTTCAGCTTTTTCCAGTCCGGGAAAAAACGGCAGACGTTGGCAGCGACAACCTGCTCAAGCGGTACAGCCACCTGGCTGCTGGCTCCAGCTGCCGGCAGTTTCACCCAGCGCGGCCGGTTGGCAGGTATCTTCAGGCGGACGAATTTGCCCCGTCCGCTTTTTTTGCCCTCACCGGTGACGGCTACATTCAAGCCCAGGTTGCTGATGAATGGGAATGGGTGACTGGCATCAACCGCCAGCGGGGTCAGGATGGGTTCGACCGCATCACGATAAAACCTGTCCGCATATCTCCTCTGTTCGACATCCAGATTCTCATAGTCGAGTAGCGCAATTCCCGCCTGGTTCATGGCTGGTCGCAGATGCGACTCCACCAGCCTGCCGACCTTATCGCTCTGCTGGCGCAACTCCTCCCGGCAGGCAATGATCTCTTCGCCGGGAGTACGCCCGCCATCGAGCACTTTGTTTGGTTTTCGTCTTTTTATGTTTCTCAGGCCACCCAGTCGTTTCATGGCAAATTCATCATGCAGCATCCCCATGATTCCTGCAAACTTCACTTTTTCAAGCAAGGGTAGGTCCGGGCTGGCCGTCAGCTCCAGCACTCGCAGGGCGAAGTTGAGCCAGCTCAGCTCCCTGCTGATGAAATATTTTGAATCCTTGACTGGAAGGGCTGCTCTGTTTTCTGTCATAACAGTTGCTCAAAGTTGTGGATTCTTGACCTGTTACCGTAGATGCCACCGTTGACACACATAATTTATTCAATCAAGACCTATACTTAAAACAATTTACGCTCTCTTTATCAGAAGAAGTGAAAAGCTGTAACAGTGACAATTACACATTTTCCCTACCCAGCCATCGAAAGTGCAGAGAACCATGGTTGCAGCTCTGGACACACTCTCCACAGTTCCAGCAATACGCTCCCGATGCTTCACCGAGACTGGGCCGAATGCCCATGGGGCAACTATAATCACAGATTTTACAGGCGGTGCAGCTCTCTTGCTCCCGAACAACCCTCAGGCGGCGACGAGTACCTATCAGCGCCAGTAGAGCTCCGAGCGGGCAAAAGCTGCGGCAATAACAGCGACGGGTAAAAAGCTCCAATGCCAGAACAATCAACAGGATCCCCCCTTCCAGTGCCAGCTTATGAAAAAAGACCAGCATCATCAGTTCGCGGCCGATAAGGCCGGGCGGAGAGAGAAATACAAAGAGCGGTGCCCCAAGAATGAGGCTGACCAGAATCTCCACAATCAGGGTGAACCAGAGCACTTTTTTGGCAACAACCAGTCGATTGTACAAAAAGCGTTGTTTAATGATTTTTCTGCGACCCAGCTCAATCAGCTCCAGAAAGAAGCTCACCGGGCAAAGCCATGAACAGAAGACCCGGCCAAG of the Desulfosediminicola ganghwensis genome contains:
- a CDS encoding 4Fe-4S binding protein, coding for MMQPVSDVESSTEIKQHHHGERRAGFRWGRLRLLVLTLAFLLIAMNPLLNFHFHINFIQGWYQSLGVGDLWFVSPLEGLESLLITRGIYLPSLIGMLIPVLIALCLGRVFCSWLCPVSFFLELIELGRRKIIKQRFLYNRLVVAKKVLWFTLIVEILVSLILGAPLFVFLSPPGLIGRELMMLVFFHKLALEGGILLIVLALELFTRRCYCRSFCPLGALLALIGTRRRLRVVREQESCTACKICDYSCPMGIRPSLGEASGAYCWNCGECVQSCNHGSLHFRWLGRENV